gagagaggggctgggactggagaCAGAAGACCATGATATTTCATAAGATGAAAAAAAGCTCTTGCATTTTGCTAGCTAAGAGGATCTCTGGTCATGGTCTGGATCTGACAGCTCCTGATGGCCTACAGGAGCAAATAGGAGGCCAGAGAAGTAATGGATAGTTTGGCAGCACTGTTGATCTTTGAAAGCTTGACTTGAGCATCCTAAAACATCACTCTGGTACTAACAAATCTATTGATTTATTCAACATAAGCAATAAACTACAGTGCCAAGAATCGCCAGACCAGCCTACATCACCGTTAGCGACCCTGTAACCACACAGCCGAAACATACACAACCATCACTCCTTATACAAGGAACCCAATGCCATCCTACTCTACAGATTTCACTATGTAAGactgacctaaatccaactaATCAATATAGATCCCTTAACAGATCAGGATGCTCAGTAGATCCCAGAGAAGTTCCCAATAGATCACTGGTAATCCACCCACCCAACAGGAAGAGTGCTGAgtctgcacatgcacacacttcctGGCACTATACTTGAGTCTGACCagttaaagatttttttttaaagtggtAGAtgaatggatagagagagagagagagctaatgtTCTGCTCGATGCTCATttccagagggaggtgtgtaaCCGTGGCAATAGCTGTTGAGGCTTGGCTGGGCGTCGGCTTGGCTGGGCGAACTGATAAACAgcacagggaaggggggggggggggggggcggaggaagaggggggggtggtggtggtgtggttcacatgcagagggagaggcagagacagcagGGAGAGCAGCAGAGGAGGATGGGCGGAAGCAGGAGGGAGTCGGAGGAAGCAGGGATCCTTCAGCAGAGGATTTCCCCTCTAACAGCAGGATCCATACTACCTTCTCCTGTTGTTTGTGCTCCCCCTCTCGGTCCCAGTCTTCAGAGGTGGATTCGTTTATGTGTTAAGTGCTCGTTCTCTGCCACTCCCTCCATGTTTTTGTCTACAGCGctttctgtctcgctctcgAGTTTCCCTGTGAAACAAATGAGACTGGCTACTTCTGGGCCAGGGAGGCAGAGggccaggggggcagggaggcaggggggcaggggggcagggaggcagggtggcagggaggcagggaggcaggggggcagggggagaggtctGAGGCCCATACTAAACGTTAGAAGGGGCTCTGGTAGACTAGTAGCTCCTATAATTTGACTCTCCCAATCTTTTACAGAGAGTCTTTGTCTTCATTATCCATTACACAGCCCGAGGGACTTGCTCGCTCGTCCCTCCTGACTTCTCcctcttacactctctctctctctctctctctctctctctgtctctctctctctctgtctctctctctctttgtgtctctgcctctctctctatctctcatgctctctgtgtttgtgtgtgagttagagCAGGATCACAGTGTTGAGATTCTACACATTTTTGTGGAATTGAACTAATGGGTTCGCTAGTGCAAGGGGTAAAGAGGTATTCACAACCAATGGCCACATCGGGCTTAGATTTCGTGCCACATCTACCTTGATATCAATGGCTATTTGGTGCTTAATTGACATGCTTCCCTAAAACCCTATTGTTGTTCTAGTTTTGAcgtctttcctttcttttctctctctttctctctctctctttggtctTTACCATTCTCTTCTCTTAAAGCCATCTGGTCTGAACAACAGGAGGGTCACACTCCAGTCATGCAGAAGGTACAACCTGAACTCACACCTGCCCATATCTGAAACCTCCCATTTTTGGAATCTTGACACACCTGACTATCTCCTGAAAACATCTCATGTATCAGGATGTTAATGGTGTTTGTTGGATTGTTTATGTGTGGGGGATAGGTGTTGCTCAGATCATGaagtcccaggttcaaattcccccccTGCATGTGGCTTTAGATAAAAGGGCCAGCGAAGTTTAAACATTCTGATTAATACATGTTTTTTCTGCAtgtaggtggagggaggggtagccCCTATTAGCCTGTCCTCATCGAGGGGTCCTAGTGCCCCTGGCTCACCTGCCACCAGTATCACAGTAAGACCATCTCTTACACGCTTGATTACCCAAGAACATACACGATGCGAAAAACACTTGTCGACAACGTGTGTGTTGTGGCAGGCGCGTGTGAATGACCAGGTGGTGGGCTACAGAGACCTGGCGGCTCTGCCCAGGGACAAAGCCatcctggaggtggagaggcctGACCTCATGACCTACCAGCCTCACCTCAGCTTCTCGTCGCTGGACCAGCCACGCAGGGAGGTAGGGCCCAGGACACGCAGGATGGCTCTTCTCAGGCTCACGACACTGGATTGGCCTGTTCTCTTCTTCTCtaactgttctcctctcctccaccagaggtcggtctcaccccccccagcctctcctcctccttcgggCTCTCCGCCTCCCTCACCTGCGGTAAGACCTGTGTAGAGGCTCTGGGACAAATGTGCTGCAGTCAAATTGTTTTGGATTGAACACTTACAGTCTGAATACTCTGCTTTGATGATTGAACGACCGAAAATGTGTATGATTTAGTGCTCATCATTGAAGTAAGTTTAAGTCAATGGTTAAAGAGTCATGACACTGTTTCAAACTGTACTCAAATCGCTCATCTGAAAGAAATCGTTGAGGATCAAAGTCAGGGCGTAAGTTTCATTATACACAAAACGTTTTGAAAACATTAAATCTGTACCCCTCCCTTTTTGTTATGAAAACTGCCACATTCTCAGCTGTTAAAAAAatctgtcccacccacatttgaaaacaaatctcCACCCTTGTATCAAAGGATCAAGAAAGGATTTATTCGAACCAGCCTCAATTCTAACTGTAATGGTCATGTTTGCTCAGCCGTTCATGTTTTTATGACTGTGATGACATGTCTAAGATTCTAGCGTCTCTATGGTGATCATTCTGTGCCTGTGGAGCTCTAACCCAGTGTGTTTGTCAGTTGAAGGGGTGCAGGGAGGAGACCGAGTCACCAGGGGGCTCCACACTCCAGCTGCACAACAAGAAAACTGGCGGCTCTCTAATGCACTTCCACAGACCAGgtgcacacccatgcacacaccgcGCTGCGCACACAAacgtgtgcgtgcacacacacacacacaccaacacacctacacacacaaaatcctgGAGGGTTTGCACGCGTCCAGCCTGTTCAACTACATTCGTAGTATGCGGTCGTTTTGTAAAGATCCTTTCTGTGCTCTCCGCTTTATTTTAGACAATGGTAccaacatctacaagaaaccCCCCATCTACCAACAAGGTGAGGTCAACCTCCTAACCTCTAAGTCCAACTTCGTCCCACCCGACGCATTTTTAAAACctatagattgtgtgtgtgtcgtccaaCTATCTGTAGACGTCGGTAAGCATGTGGAGGGCAGCATCATCCAGTCCTCCAAGTTCCCAGCCGCCCAGAGACCCGACCCCAACCTGCCGTCCAAGATAGAGACAGAGTActggccctgtcctccctcactGGCTACCATGggtaacagtcacacacacacacacacattaactcgcacacacacacacacagacacactcatacccACACGTGCGCGCGCGCggtgggtttgagtcccagtTCTCGCCGTGAGAACTGGGAAAGGAaacgacagagggaggggggggggggggggtcagtggcTTCTCACACGGTTCCCTCCCCATCTGGCTGCAGAGATTGAGAGGAGCAAgaagcgagaggaggaggaggacgacgagTTCGAGGACCTGACGGAGGACGCCAAGACTCTGCAGGAGCAGGAGCTCGTCAAGGTGGGGGGGCTCGCTAGCCATCTGACCGCGCGCGTACGGTGTTTGCCGCGCACGTTTGGCCCCGCGGCGACTGTAACTCTGTGTGGGGGGTCCGCTGTGTCCAGATCAAGTCGAACTTGGGCCGGCTGAtcctgaaggaggagaaggaggaaaaggagaaagcCGTCCAATTCCGCAGGAAGACACAGTCGCTTCCTGAcaggacacacatgcatgctagTAAGTCggacgtacgtgtgtgtttgtgtctctgtgtgtgtgtgtgtgtgtgtgcgcgtggacACGTGGTTGTATAGA
This is a stretch of genomic DNA from Osmerus mordax isolate fOsmMor3 chromosome 20, fOsmMor3.pri, whole genome shotgun sequence. It encodes these proteins:
- the dmtn gene encoding dematin → MQKVEGGVAPISLSSSRGPSAPGSPATSITARVNDQVVGYRDLAALPRDKAILEVERPDLMTYQPHLSFSSLDQPRRERSVSPPPASPPPSGSPPPSPALKGCREETESPGGSTLQLHNKKTGGSLMHFHRPDNGTNIYKKPPIYQQDVGKHVEGSIIQSSKFPAAQRPDPNLPSKIETEYWPCPPSLATMEIERSKKREEEEDDEFEDLTEDAKTLQEQELVKIKSNLGRLILKEEKEEKEKAVQFRRKTQSLPDRTHMHASSSAIASKSTSRSGLTRMQSAEFSPDLGRTENGEARRERLDRGNSLPSILEQKVCPYEALIVTHRGRCKLPPGVDRTRLERHLAPEEFERLFGMPITEFDRLSLWKRNELKKKVSLF